A genomic window from Agrobacterium tumefaciens includes:
- the rfbG gene encoding CDP-glucose 4,6-dehydratase, whose protein sequence is MGVNISFWRGKRVLLTGHTGFKGSWLSLWLQNLGAHVTGFALPPPTNPSLFEATGAADGMTSLIGDIRDLEALKNAMRTADPEIVIHMAAQPLVRYSYVNPVETFSTNVMGVVNLLEAVRESQKIRAVVNVTTDKCYENREWPWGYRENEPMGGYDPYSSSKACAELVTAAYRRSYFTTPSNGHRVAVGTARAGNVIGGGDWAKDRLIPDIVYAFSQGVPASIRNPQAIRPWQHVLESLRGYLVLAENLFEHGDEFAEAWNFGPNDDDAKPVSWITERMAELWGNEASWSCDVGNHPHEAHFLKLDISKARSRLAWHPELRLDRALQYIVDWSKAVAEGQSERNATIAQIREYQAAIAR, encoded by the coding sequence CTGGGAGTGAATATCTCGTTCTGGCGCGGCAAGCGCGTCCTGCTCACCGGGCACACGGGCTTCAAGGGAAGCTGGCTATCTCTTTGGCTACAAAATTTGGGCGCACATGTTACAGGGTTTGCGCTGCCCCCGCCGACCAACCCCTCTCTGTTTGAAGCGACAGGCGCGGCTGACGGAATGACCTCACTTATTGGGGACATACGGGATCTGGAGGCGTTGAAAAATGCGATGCGAACAGCAGATCCTGAAATTGTAATTCATATGGCCGCACAGCCTTTGGTGCGATATTCCTATGTAAATCCCGTGGAAACATTTTCGACGAACGTCATGGGCGTTGTGAATTTGCTTGAGGCGGTACGCGAAAGCCAGAAGATCAGGGCCGTCGTTAATGTAACAACGGACAAATGCTACGAAAATCGAGAATGGCCTTGGGGGTATCGAGAAAACGAACCCATGGGCGGGTACGATCCCTATAGCAGCAGCAAAGCGTGCGCGGAACTTGTGACTGCAGCCTATCGCAGATCGTACTTTACAACACCGTCAAATGGTCATCGTGTCGCCGTGGGGACTGCACGGGCCGGCAACGTTATCGGCGGCGGAGACTGGGCAAAGGATCGCCTCATCCCAGATATTGTATATGCGTTCTCGCAGGGAGTACCGGCTTCCATCCGGAATCCGCAAGCCATTCGCCCCTGGCAGCATGTTCTTGAATCGCTTCGCGGTTACCTCGTCCTCGCAGAAAATCTCTTCGAACATGGAGATGAATTCGCAGAAGCCTGGAATTTCGGACCTAATGACGATGATGCAAAACCCGTATCATGGATCACAGAGCGCATGGCAGAGTTGTGGGGCAACGAGGCAAGCTGGTCCTGCGATGTTGGAAATCATCCGCACGAAGCTCATTTTTTGAAACTCGATATTTCGAAGGCGCGTAGTCGTCTTGCTTGGCACCCTGAACTTCGTCTGGATCGTGCACTTCAATATATTGTGGATTGGAGCAAGGCCGTTGCCGAGGGGCAGTCCGAAAGGAATGCTACCATTGCACAAATAAGAGAGTATCAAGCAGCCATAGCAAGGTAA
- a CDS encoding TonB-dependent siderophore receptor, producing the protein MHDGSMIIGLRSRALLAFLLAGVALPAYAQDSVAPKKNADGTTVLETITVNAEVKKGARGYQPVTTGTATRTETPLLDIPQSVNVVTAEVLRDQQARSLDEALANVSGVTQANTLGGTQDAVIRRGFGDNRDGSILVNGLKTALPHSFNDTVERVEVLKGPASTLYGILDPGGMVNVVTKKPEDTFTAEAYSRFSAYGAGKYGKSGGFDVTGPIAGTDFSYRLIGEGENSDYWRNFGEKKNWLIAPSLKWSGEDTDITVSYMHEDYSVPFDRGTIFDPATGRAINVSRRLRLDEAYNITDGKSDLASIAIDRQLSDDWKLSLNYAYSRNEYSDNQARVMGYNSRTGQVTRRADATQYSTIYNHAVRADLTGEAEIGGLRNDLLFGASYDYSDTLRTDMLRCANSTNFNVNNPVYGRLPVCTTVRAVDSDQTEELSTASIYMQDALHLNDQWIAVGGLRYQYYDIYAGKGRPFVVNTEKDGGELIPNAGLVYKLTPNASLYANVAKTFRPQSSIGAYYGGLDPEEGISYELGAKFDLFAGLNANIALFNARKRNVAYSEDVGGVSTVKAAGLVRSRGVEVDIAGSLTNDLDLIASYAYTDALVLEDPTYAGKRLPNVARHTGSLFLAYDVGEVGPNGNTLRIGGGVRAVGQRAGINDNSYNLPGYAVFDAFATYTLQFEKPVTLQLNLKNIFDKTYYTSSIGSTSYANAVGEPFNVSLTASVKF; encoded by the coding sequence ATGCATGACGGTTCGATGATCATTGGGTTGCGCTCGCGGGCGCTGCTGGCGTTTCTTCTGGCCGGGGTCGCCCTGCCTGCTTATGCGCAGGATAGTGTAGCACCGAAGAAAAACGCCGACGGGACGACCGTGCTCGAAACCATAACCGTCAATGCCGAGGTCAAAAAAGGTGCGCGCGGTTATCAGCCGGTGACGACGGGCACGGCGACACGCACCGAAACGCCGCTCCTCGATATTCCGCAATCGGTCAATGTGGTGACGGCTGAGGTGCTGCGCGACCAGCAGGCGCGCTCGCTGGACGAAGCGCTGGCCAATGTCAGCGGCGTCACCCAGGCAAATACGCTCGGCGGTACGCAGGATGCCGTCATCCGCCGCGGTTTCGGCGACAATCGCGACGGCTCCATCCTCGTCAACGGGCTGAAGACGGCCTTGCCGCATTCCTTCAACGATACGGTCGAGCGGGTGGAAGTGCTGAAGGGGCCTGCCTCCACGCTTTATGGCATTCTCGATCCGGGCGGCATGGTGAATGTCGTGACGAAGAAGCCAGAGGACACATTCACGGCCGAGGCCTATTCGCGCTTTTCCGCTTATGGGGCGGGCAAGTATGGCAAATCGGGCGGTTTTGATGTGACCGGCCCGATTGCGGGTACGGATTTTTCCTATCGCCTTATCGGCGAGGGGGAAAACAGTGATTACTGGCGTAATTTCGGTGAAAAGAAGAACTGGCTCATCGCGCCTTCACTGAAATGGAGCGGCGAGGACACCGATATTACGGTTTCCTATATGCATGAGGATTACAGCGTGCCGTTCGATCGCGGCACGATCTTCGATCCGGCGACCGGCAGAGCGATCAATGTCAGCCGCCGCCTGCGCCTCGATGAAGCCTATAACATCACTGACGGCAAATCCGATCTGGCGAGCATCGCCATAGACCGGCAACTCTCCGATGACTGGAAGCTGTCGCTGAATTACGCCTATAGCCGCAACGAATATTCGGACAATCAGGCGCGCGTGATGGGTTACAATTCCCGCACGGGACAGGTGACGCGACGGGCCGATGCGACGCAATATTCCACGATCTACAATCACGCGGTGCGGGCGGATTTGACGGGCGAGGCCGAAATCGGCGGGCTGCGCAACGACCTGCTGTTCGGTGCGTCCTATGACTACAGCGATACCCTGCGCACCGACATGCTGCGATGCGCGAATTCCACGAATTTCAATGTCAATAATCCGGTTTATGGCCGCCTGCCGGTCTGCACCACGGTGAGGGCGGTCGACAGCGACCAGACGGAAGAGCTCTCCACCGCCTCGATCTATATGCAGGACGCCCTGCATCTTAACGACCAATGGATCGCGGTCGGCGGCTTGCGTTACCAGTATTACGACATCTATGCCGGCAAGGGCCGTCCTTTCGTCGTCAATACCGAGAAGGATGGCGGCGAACTCATTCCCAATGCCGGTCTGGTTTACAAGCTCACTCCGAATGCCTCGCTTTACGCCAATGTGGCGAAAACCTTCCGTCCGCAATCTTCCATCGGCGCCTATTATGGCGGGCTCGATCCGGAAGAGGGCATTTCTTATGAACTGGGTGCAAAGTTCGATCTTTTCGCCGGGCTCAACGCCAATATCGCCCTGTTCAATGCCCGCAAGCGCAATGTCGCCTATTCGGAAGATGTCGGCGGCGTCTCGACGGTGAAGGCCGCCGGCCTCGTCCGTTCGCGCGGTGTGGAGGTCGATATTGCCGGCAGCCTGACCAACGATCTCGATCTCATCGCGAGTTATGCCTATACGGATGCGCTGGTGCTTGAGGATCCCACTTATGCCGGCAAGCGCCTGCCGAATGTGGCGCGCCACACCGGCTCGCTCTTCCTTGCCTATGATGTCGGCGAGGTCGGGCCTAACGGCAATACACTGCGCATCGGCGGTGGTGTGCGGGCGGTCGGCCAGCGCGCTGGCATCAACGACAATTCCTATAATCTGCCGGGCTATGCGGTCTTCGACGCCTTCGCCACCTACACGCTTCAGTTCGAAAAGCCGGTGACGCTGCAGCTCAATCTGAAGAACATTTTCGACAAGACCTATTACACCTCGTCCATCGGCTCCACCAGCTATGCCAATGCCGTGGGCGAGCCCTTCAATGTCAGCCTGACAGCCAGCGTGAAGTTTTGA
- a CDS encoding iron ABC transporter permease: protein MSRYRVIRLGRFSVRFMPLRLTILLALFLCLMLVALWSLTAGSQHIPASALWSLITATNTDPAMTDALVVLDFRLSRLALAMVAGAMLGIAGAIMQATTRNGLADPGLLGVREGASLAVLGCLFLLPALPVMLRPVAGIAGGMASAAIVLTLSGATSRLRFVLTGIGFSWFLSALLLILMASLDIRNLQTAMIWMAGNLQGASWTAVSILSVILVIALGLLLLTARAADVQALGDHAATALGVHSRVLSVLHVTLAVSLTASCVSFTGSIGFVGLIGPHIARLLLPGGSYPGLVMGAGLTGAILVAASDTIARTAFSPLELPTGLVLSAVGAPTLLALLWFHRHRL, encoded by the coding sequence ATGAGCCGTTACCGGGTTATCCGACTGGGGCGCTTTTCCGTCCGCTTCATGCCGTTGAGGCTCACCATTCTGCTGGCGCTTTTCCTCTGCCTCATGCTTGTCGCCCTGTGGTCGCTCACCGCCGGCAGCCAGCATATCCCCGCCTCCGCCCTGTGGTCGCTTATCACCGCAACCAACACTGATCCCGCTATGACCGACGCACTCGTGGTTCTCGACTTCCGGCTCTCGCGTCTGGCGCTTGCGATGGTGGCCGGCGCCATGCTCGGCATTGCCGGCGCCATCATGCAGGCCACGACCCGCAACGGCCTTGCCGATCCCGGCCTGCTCGGCGTGCGCGAAGGCGCATCCCTTGCCGTGCTGGGCTGCCTGTTCCTGCTGCCTGCCCTGCCGGTCATGTTGCGCCCCGTCGCGGGTATTGCCGGCGGCATGGCAAGTGCCGCAATCGTTCTGACGCTCTCCGGCGCAACCTCGCGCCTGCGCTTCGTTCTGACCGGCATCGGCTTTTCATGGTTTTTATCAGCTTTGCTTCTTATCCTCATGGCATCGCTCGATATTCGCAATTTGCAGACAGCGATGATCTGGATGGCTGGTAACCTGCAGGGCGCAAGCTGGACCGCCGTTTCAATCCTCTCCGTCATCCTCGTCATCGCCCTTGGCCTTCTGCTCCTGACGGCGCGCGCCGCCGACGTGCAGGCGCTCGGCGATCATGCGGCAACCGCGCTTGGCGTCCATAGCCGCGTCCTTTCGGTGCTTCATGTCACGCTTGCCGTCAGCCTCACCGCATCCTGCGTTTCCTTCACCGGCAGCATCGGTTTTGTCGGCCTGATCGGACCGCATATCGCCCGGCTTCTGTTGCCCGGCGGCTCCTATCCGGGGCTTGTCATGGGTGCAGGCCTGACAGGCGCGATTCTGGTCGCAGCGTCCGACACCATCGCCCGAACCGCCTTCTCACCGCTGGAGCTGCCGACCGGCCTCGTTCTTTCCGCCGTCGGCGCACCCACGCTCCTTGCTCTTCTCTGGTTTCACCGGCATCGCCTATAG
- a CDS encoding iron ABC transporter permease yields MNLTGTSSASTLALRERAYGRTLAAALLLLLTMLLLVLAHMATGPRPIAPHVLQDLIFAYDARNFDQQVLMRLRLPRLLAALQAGACLGTAGLLLQTLLRNPLGEPHILGLNAGASLAVVLATVMPLGLIATPLLRPLLAATGAGVSFSLVLLLASAGRQGLTPAKLVFCGIALSTLAATLTSAILILNEETLQQMRFWLVGDTAGVSMATIAAALPAAMIALVLAFAVAPRLDLLGLGDSAAAALGVPIRSTRILALVSISLLCGAAIAVVGPIGFVGLLVPPLVARLKTGRLLLAIPIAALGGAVLLIAADLAARLILLPKELPTGAMTGLVGAPVFLWLVRRVLK; encoded by the coding sequence ATGAACCTTACCGGTACCAGCAGCGCAAGCACTCTTGCCCTTAGAGAGCGAGCCTATGGCCGCACACTAGCAGCAGCACTTCTCCTGCTGCTCACCATGCTGCTTCTGGTGCTGGCGCATATGGCCACCGGCCCGCGCCCCATCGCGCCGCACGTTCTGCAAGACCTGATATTCGCCTATGACGCCCGCAATTTCGACCAGCAGGTTTTGATGCGCCTGCGCCTGCCGCGTCTGCTGGCTGCGTTGCAGGCCGGGGCCTGCCTTGGAACAGCCGGGCTTCTGCTGCAGACCCTGCTTCGAAATCCGCTCGGCGAACCGCATATTCTTGGCTTGAATGCCGGGGCAAGCCTTGCTGTCGTTCTGGCGACGGTGATGCCGCTCGGGCTGATCGCAACGCCGCTGCTCCGCCCATTGCTGGCGGCGACGGGCGCGGGCGTCAGCTTCTCGCTCGTACTTCTCCTTGCTTCCGCCGGGCGGCAGGGGCTGACACCGGCAAAGCTCGTCTTTTGCGGCATTGCGCTTTCCACGCTTGCCGCAACCCTCACCTCCGCCATCCTCATTCTCAATGAGGAAACATTGCAGCAGATGCGTTTCTGGCTGGTGGGCGATACGGCCGGCGTTTCCATGGCAACCATCGCCGCCGCCCTGCCCGCGGCCATGATTGCGCTCGTCCTCGCTTTCGCCGTCGCCCCCCGGCTCGATCTTCTGGGGCTGGGCGACAGCGCAGCCGCAGCGCTCGGCGTGCCGATCCGTTCGACGCGGATTCTGGCGCTTGTCTCCATATCGCTGCTCTGCGGCGCGGCCATCGCCGTCGTCGGTCCCATCGGCTTCGTCGGCCTGCTAGTGCCGCCGCTCGTCGCACGCCTGAAAACGGGGCGGCTTCTGCTTGCCATACCCATAGCAGCACTCGGCGGCGCAGTCCTCTTGATCGCCGCCGATCTTGCCGCCCGCCTCATTCTCCTGCCGAAAGAACTGCCCACCGGCGCGATGACCGGCCTTGTCGGCGCGCCGGTCTTTCTTTGGCTGGTGCGCAGGGTGCTGAAATGA
- a CDS encoding ABC transporter substrate-binding protein, which yields MRKTLLALLPAAAFLLGTATAQAEETSRSFTDDLGRSVSIPAKPKRIVTLHDIDLTIPLIELGVTPVGSHGRMGADGKPYLRSSAILTGVDFDNSDIAYIGSINADLEAIIALKPDLILTEPDRPTPVEKLAQIAPTVAIDNTKDGAPHIYKVLAELTGTQERLAVLDRRYRAQIEALKASVDTGAITVSVFQPLNGKISVYHTYRALGRVLRDAGFRFPAIIDAIPDGDRIEISAERLPELDADIIFDPYRSDTGSSPQAEIDMMETVMPGFCNFLEACRNGRYILLPREEAISNSYAALSLMVSAVQSHLTVQPAHEK from the coding sequence ATGCGCAAAACACTTCTCGCCCTTCTCCCGGCCGCCGCTTTTCTCCTCGGCACAGCCACGGCTCAAGCCGAAGAGACCAGCCGAAGCTTTACCGACGACCTCGGCCGCAGCGTTTCCATTCCGGCAAAACCAAAACGCATCGTGACGCTGCACGATATCGACCTCACCATTCCGCTGATCGAACTGGGCGTGACGCCGGTGGGCAGCCATGGCCGCATGGGCGCGGACGGCAAACCCTATCTGCGCTCCAGCGCCATTCTGACCGGTGTTGATTTCGACAATAGCGACATCGCCTATATCGGCTCCATCAATGCCGATCTGGAGGCAATTATCGCCCTCAAGCCCGATCTCATCCTGACCGAACCTGACCGACCCACCCCCGTTGAAAAACTGGCGCAGATCGCCCCCACCGTCGCCATCGACAATACCAAGGACGGCGCGCCGCATATTTACAAGGTGCTGGCCGAACTCACTGGCACGCAGGAGCGTCTTGCCGTGTTGGACCGGCGCTACCGCGCGCAGATCGAAGCGCTGAAGGCATCGGTCGATACCGGCGCCATCACCGTTTCGGTGTTCCAGCCGCTCAACGGCAAGATCAGCGTCTACCATACCTATCGCGCACTCGGTCGGGTGCTGCGGGATGCGGGGTTTCGTTTCCCCGCCATCATCGACGCCATTCCGGATGGCGACCGTATCGAAATCAGCGCCGAACGGCTGCCGGAACTCGATGCCGATATTATCTTCGATCCCTATCGCTCCGATACCGGCTCTTCGCCGCAGGCGGAAATCGACATGATGGAAACCGTGATGCCGGGTTTCTGCAATTTTCTTGAGGCCTGCCGCAACGGCCGTTACATCCTCCTGCCGCGCGAGGAAGCGATTTCCAACTCCTATGCCGCGCTCAGCCTCATGGTCTCCGCCGTCCAGTCGCATTTGACGGTGCAGCCAGCGCACGAAAAGTGA
- a CDS encoding MurR/RpiR family transcriptional regulator, producing MSAGETHISRLRRTDRFGEQLRKRRDRLSPGLLAVAEYIDGHRHAVLAKSALEIGFETNTSDATVIRAIQALGFQGLVDLKETLEAYLGVTDSPVEKMAATTKSISGNCDAAIDFVLDNQKNTLEMLSSAENREAMAAAVRLLSQARGIGVLGIGASGIIATYAARLFQRSGVHSYALNATGIALAEQLLELENGHVLIMLLHGRAHREAQTAIAEAGRLDIPIIMLLGQEDSVLKKHANACLFLPRAKTEGVALHAPTFVAMETMALALSAARPERSLETLERLVELRTSIRPHKRV from the coding sequence ATGTCGGCTGGCGAAACGCATATATCAAGGCTTCGGCGCACCGACCGTTTCGGCGAGCAGCTGCGCAAGCGCCGCGACCGCCTGTCGCCGGGCCTGCTTGCCGTTGCCGAATATATTGACGGCCACCGCCATGCGGTTCTCGCCAAATCGGCGCTGGAAATCGGCTTCGAGACCAATACATCCGATGCGACCGTCATCCGCGCCATACAGGCGCTCGGCTTTCAGGGGCTGGTCGATCTCAAGGAAACGCTGGAGGCCTATCTGGGCGTGACGGATTCGCCCGTCGAAAAAATGGCGGCGACGACAAAATCCATATCCGGCAACTGCGATGCGGCGATAGACTTCGTGCTCGACAATCAGAAGAACACGCTGGAGATGCTTTCAAGCGCCGAAAACCGCGAAGCCATGGCAGCGGCCGTGCGGCTTCTGTCGCAAGCGCGCGGCATCGGGGTGCTCGGCATCGGCGCCTCCGGCATCATCGCCACCTATGCGGCAAGGCTATTCCAACGCTCGGGCGTGCATTCCTATGCGCTCAACGCCACCGGCATCGCGCTTGCAGAGCAGTTGCTGGAGCTTGAAAACGGCCACGTCCTCATCATGCTCCTGCACGGCCGCGCCCACCGCGAGGCCCAGACCGCCATAGCCGAGGCCGGCCGCCTCGACATCCCGATCATCATGCTGCTCGGCCAGGAAGACAGCGTGCTCAAAAAACACGCCAACGCCTGCCTGTTCCTGCCGCGCGCCAAAACGGAAGGGGTCGCGCTCCACGCCCCAACCTTCGTTGCCATGGAAACCATGGCCCTTGCCCTCTCCGCCGCCCGCCCCGAGCGAAGCCTTGAGACGCTGGAGCGGCTGGTGGAGTTGCGGACGTCGATCAGGCCGCATAAGCGGGTATAA
- the rfbF gene encoding glucose-1-phosphate cytidylyltransferase, producing the protein MKAVILAGGLGTRISEETHLKPKPMVEIGGKPILWHIMKIYSSHGINDFIICLGYKGYLIKEYFANYFLHMSDVTFDMKTNSMEVHQQHAEPWRVTLVETGEATMTGGRLKRVSPYLNDEEAFCFTYGDGVSDVNIRELVDFHKRHGGLATLTATYPPARFGALDIQSDQRITSFKEKPKGDGGMINGGFFVLSPKVVDFIEGDNTPWEHAPLESLATQGKLFAYEHTGFWQPMDTLRDKHLLEDLWARGKAPWRIWE; encoded by the coding sequence ATGAAAGCTGTTATTCTCGCTGGAGGCCTCGGCACCAGAATATCTGAAGAAACCCACCTCAAGCCCAAGCCGATGGTGGAAATTGGTGGAAAGCCAATTCTATGGCACATCATGAAAATCTATTCGTCACACGGCATCAATGACTTCATCATATGCCTGGGTTATAAAGGTTACTTGATTAAAGAGTACTTCGCCAATTACTTCCTACACATGTCTGATGTGACATTCGACATGAAGACTAACAGCATGGAAGTTCATCAGCAACATGCCGAGCCTTGGCGCGTCACGCTTGTTGAAACCGGCGAAGCCACGATGACGGGTGGCCGCCTTAAACGCGTTTCCCCCTATTTAAATGACGAAGAAGCCTTCTGTTTTACTTATGGCGACGGCGTTAGCGATGTAAATATCAGGGAGCTTGTCGATTTTCATAAGCGCCATGGTGGTTTGGCAACGCTTACAGCAACATACCCGCCGGCAAGATTTGGCGCTCTGGACATACAGTCGGATCAGCGCATTACATCCTTTAAGGAAAAACCCAAAGGGGATGGCGGAATGATAAATGGCGGCTTTTTTGTTCTGTCTCCAAAAGTTGTCGATTTCATTGAGGGCGATAACACACCCTGGGAACACGCGCCGCTCGAAAGTCTCGCCACTCAGGGAAAATTGTTCGCATATGAGCACACCGGCTTTTGGCAGCCGATGGATACACTCAGGGATAAACATCTCCTTGAGGATCTTTGGGCCCGTGGGAAAGCTCCTTGGAGGATCTGGGAGTGA
- a CDS encoding ABC transporter ATP-binding protein, producing MTNLNDGMRPISTDTGLAAQAIELAYGDTPVLADMSIDVAPNRFTVLLGPNGSGKSTLLSALARLHRPARGHILLNGSDIFRHPTKEVAKKLGMLAQQNHTPEGLSVFDLASRGRYPHQGFLKQWSEEDARAVEEALSVTGMSELAERAVDSLSGGQRQRAWIAMALAQQTDIILLDEPTTFLDLHHQIEVLDMLAGLVSRHKRTIVAVLHDINLALQYADHLIFLKDGRLRHRLETAAACDAGIIADVFDMAVAQLTHPVTARPVFLPLPGRAGAA from the coding sequence GTGACGAATTTGAACGACGGCATGAGACCCATAAGCACGGATACAGGCCTTGCGGCGCAGGCAATCGAGCTTGCCTATGGCGACACGCCGGTGCTTGCGGATATGTCCATCGATGTCGCGCCGAACCGCTTCACCGTTCTGCTTGGCCCGAACGGCTCCGGAAAATCCACGCTTCTCAGCGCGCTTGCCCGCCTGCACCGGCCCGCGCGGGGCCATATTCTTCTCAACGGTAGCGATATCTTCCGCCACCCGACCAAGGAGGTGGCGAAAAAGCTCGGCATGCTGGCGCAGCAGAACCATACGCCGGAGGGGCTTTCGGTTTTCGACCTCGCCTCCCGCGGCCGCTACCCGCATCAGGGATTTCTGAAGCAATGGAGCGAGGAAGACGCCCGCGCGGTGGAAGAGGCGCTGTCCGTGACCGGCATGTCCGAACTGGCGGAAAGAGCAGTCGACAGCCTTTCCGGCGGCCAACGCCAGCGCGCCTGGATCGCCATGGCGCTGGCCCAGCAGACGGATATAATTCTTCTCGACGAACCGACGACCTTTCTCGATCTGCACCACCAGATAGAGGTGCTGGACATGCTGGCCGGCCTCGTCAGCCGCCACAAACGCACGATCGTGGCGGTGCTGCACGACATCAATCTTGCCCTGCAATATGCCGATCACCTGATTTTCCTGAAGGACGGGCGGCTGCGGCACCGGCTGGAAACGGCGGCGGCCTGCGATGCCGGCATCATTGCCGATGTCTTCGACATGGCAGTTGCCCAGCTCACGCATCCGGTGACGGCGCGGCCGGTATTTCTTCCCCTGCCCGGACGGGCCGGCGCGGCATGA